The genomic region CGTCGCTGGGTGCGACTACCTGGCAGACGTTGAGCGGCGTAGTCATCCCCAACCTGCGCGTCGCCATGCTGTCCGCGTCGCTGCTCTGCATCGCAATGGTGGTCAGCGAGTTCGCTATCGCCTCCCTGCTCCTGCAGTACACCTTCCCCGTGTTCATGGTCGAAGTGTCCTCGACGAACCCGCGCGGTATCGCCGCCCTGTCGTTCTTCGTCATGATCTTCACCTGGATTCTGCTCAGTTTGATCTCGGCGGCATCCACCATCTCGCTCAAAAAGAATAGAAAGGCCTCGTAGCCATGGCTGAGCCCTTTGTGATCCTCAAGGATCTAGTCAAGTCCTACGGTGAAAAAACCGTCCTGCGTAACTTCAACATGTCCATCGGCGAGGGCGAGATGGTCGCTCTCCTCGGCCCCTCCGGTTGCGGTAAGTCCACCTCGCTGAAGATCCTCGCCGGTCTTGAGCAAGCAGATTCCGGTGAGGTCATCATCAACGGCCGCGAGGTGTCGGGCCTACCTACCCGCAAGCGCAACCTGGGCATCGTGTTCCAGGCGTACTCCCTGTTCCCGCACATGGATGCGGTGGAGAACGTCGCATACGGCCTGAAGATCCGTGGCGTTGATGCGGGAGCTCGCCGTAAGCGCGCGGAAGAGCTCGTTGAGCTCGTCGGCCTGAATGAGCACGCCGCGAAGTACCCGGGACAGATGTCGGGTGGTCAGCAGCAGCGTGTCGCGCTCGCTCGCGCTCTCGCGGTGGAGCCGGAGGTGTTGCTTCTCGACGAGCCGCTGTCCGCCCTCGACGCCAAGGTCCGTGTGCAGCTGCGCGACGAGATCCGCCGCATTCAGCTGCAAGAGGGCATCGCTACCCTCATGGTGACCCACGACCAGGAGGAAGCTCTGGTCATGGCGGACCGCATCGGTGTCATGAATGAGGGTGTGATCGCCCAGATCGGTACCCCGGCCGAGATTTACCGCCACCCGGAGTCCCCGTTCATTTCTTCCTTCGTCGGCATTACCAACCGTATCCCCGGCGTGGTGCGCAACGGCCGGCTCAACGTGATGGATGTCGAGATGGACATTGTGAACAAGGACATGCCCGCCTCCGACGGCGACATCATGATCGCGCTTCTCCGCCCGGAGGAGTTCGAGCTGCGTCACGACGAGCAGGGCCGTTTCACCGTCCAGGACATTCAGCTCCGTGGCATCTTCTCCGCCGTGATGCTCGACCACGACGACTACCCGGGCCAGGTGCGTGTCGACGTCTCCACCACGAAGGCCGACCAGATCGCCCCGGGCCAGCGAGTGAAGCTGGACTTAGTCCGTTCCGAGGCCGTGATCGACACCCCAACCGAGGAGGAGCTGACCGTCGCCCAGGAGCTGTACGCGAAGCGTCCGCTGGGCACCTACCCGACGCTCCAAGCAGGTCAGCCGCACGAGTAAGGAGCAGGTTCACACATGCTGATCCCAAGCAACGAGCATCAGGGCACGAACGATGTCGGCCCGGGTGCGCACCGGCCCATCTTGATCATTGGTCTCGATGGGACCCGGTGGGACCTCGTCCAGCGTGACGGCGTCGGTAACGTTCTTCCCCGCCTGGCCGAGGAAGGCCGCTTCTCCACCATCACGATGGAAGTGCCGACCATCTCTGGGCCGGGGTGGGCCTCCCTGTTGACGGGAGCCTCGCACGCCGAGCACGGGATTGTGGACAACACCATGGTGGGAAGCCACCATTGGGCCTACCCCGACGTTCTCTCTTTGGCGTTCCACCGGGACACCACCACCCGCACGTTTGCGGCGGCTGGTTGGCCGGTGCTGATCGATCCGGCGGGGCTGGGACCGATTCTCCACCCGCGGGACGATCAGCAGAAGGCGGGCCTGCACCGCATCGTCGCACGCGACGGAGAAACCCATGGCTACATTGCTACCGACGCTGAATGCGTGGCCTACGCCCACGCAGCACTGCGGGGGCCGGCATTCGACATGGGGTTCGTATACTGCTGCGACGTGGACGACGCCGGCCACGTCTACGGCGCAGTGTCGGATGAGTACGCCGACGCGATCCGACGGGTGGATGCGCATGTCCAGACCCTGACGGAGGACATTCAGTTCCGCTACGACACCTTCGGTGAAGACTGGCTCGTGGTGATTACCACGGACCACGGTCACGTGGACGAGGGCGGCCACGGAGGCGACTCCCCCGAAGAACGCGCCTCCTGGGCCATCGCTTGGGCCCCGAGCGGGGCCCTGCCAGATTGGCCGGAGGAACTAAAGCCTACCCAGCTCACACCCTTGATTCTCGAGGCCCGATACGGGTAAACTCCGGCACAGAATTCAGACCATAACGCGAGGTCACACACCACAGTGGCCTCGCGTTATGCGTACCGTGATATTGACTGATATCCACTTCGGCCCCCAGAGGAAGGCGACAGCGACATGGCTCACCCCACCGGAAGGCCGGAGAGCTATTGGAACCAGTTTGAGCCGGAACCTGGGCCGAACGATCCCCCGCCGAGCACGTGGCTGCCGCGTGGCGGAGCGCGCCAGTCTGCTGCGTCATCGCCGCACTCCGCTAGGCAGAATTTGACCGCAATGGGTAAGCAGTGGATCAGAGCATTCACCGTGTTGTTCCTTGCGTCGCTCGTGACGACGGTCGCGGCTGCCGTGGGACTTTGGGTTGTTCTTCAGTCAACGGAGTCAGTGAAGGACAGCACGTGGGGAATCGCACTGGCGTTGACGCTGCTCTTTACGACGCCACTTACATGCGGCGCCGCACTTGCCGTGATCCATCTCTGGATTATCAAAAGAAAATGGCGTGACCGATCCTCCTCGCTCGACGAAAGCTGAAAGCCGGCAGGTGGTTACATCATCTGAGCAGCGCAGTTTTGCGTCCACCCGCTGGTGCCAACGGTGAAGAACGTCGTGCCGGTTTCGTGGATGCCAGAATAAGCGGGTTAGGGGATCTTTCCCGAGCACACAAAAGGACTTAAACCTGTCCGGACCGCACCGTTATCCGGTGTCATCGTCATCTTCATCTGGGCCGGTGAGAAAGACTGCCTGAACGGTTCCAGACAGGCCGGGCACTGGACGCCGCCGGTGAAGTTGAGGGGTACTTCCTGAACACCACCGTTGAATATCCGCAGTAGCCCTTCCAGCCCGATCTTTCGCCGTGCGCCCCACTGGAGGGTGAACTACCGTGGGGGAGTCCTAGCCCCTTCCTGCTGGAGAATTTTCTGCCATGAGCCCGCACCCCGGCTTCGCTGTCATCGACGTTGTGACAACCGGTTTTGGTGGTTCTGATCGCATCGTCGAAGTCGGTGTCGTGCTGCTGGACCAGCAGCTGCGGGAGCAGGGAACGTGGGAGACATTGGTGCAGCCGAACCGGGACATTGCCACCTGCCACGTGCACAAGCTCACCGCAACGCATTTGAAGAACGCGCCGACGTGGGAAGAAGTCGCGCCCGAACTTGCTCAAGTGATCAGGGGAAGGATCGGGGTGGCGCACAACGCGTCGTTTGAGAAGCGGTTCCTTTCGAAGGAGTTTTGTCGCGTGGGCATTGCCACGAACGTCGGTGAGGCCCACTGGGTAGATACGAAGGACTTGGCCACGGCGCAGCTGGGCTGCGGTAGCCTCGCCGACGCACTCGAGGCAGCAGGTCTGACCAATAGCGAGCCACACGCCGCACTACCTAACGCGGCAGCGACAGCGGAACTCTTGCGCACGCTCTCCGGCACACTCATTGGCGTTCCCCTGCTTTTCACCGGTGCCATGACCCCCACCAACGCCGCTCTGGTGACCCGGAAAGATCTCACTGCGACGCCCCCTGTGGAGACCGCTGAAACCACCAAGCTCAACGGGCTCAACGGGACCGCCAAGCCCGATGAAACGGCCGAGCACACCGAGCACACCGAGCACACCGAGACGGCCGAATCCAATGAGCTAGGCGATGAGGAGAACTGGCTCGCGCGTCTCATCCAATCGCTTCCCGCAGGCGGCGACACGGACACGGACCAGTACAGCGAGCTGTTGCGGGTCTGCCTCGGCGACCGGCACCTCACCCCGGCGGAGTTCTACGGCCTGGCCCGTTTCGCCCACGACACAGGACTCACCGAGGAGGATGTCGCGAAGATCCACGAGGAGTTCATCCGCCAGATCGCCAGCAAAGCCTGGGTCGACGGTGTCATCACCGAACGCGAGAAAACCGAACTGTGCACGCTGGCCGAACAACTCGCCGTTGACCCGGCCTTGGTCCATGAGCTCATCGCCACGCCTCAGATGGACAACGATCACGATGAGGAATGGGTCGAGCTGATCCCACACGACCGCATCGCATTCACCGGTTCCATGGACGTGTCGCGCGAAGAGTGGAGAACCCGGGCACTCAGCCACGGCCTAACGGTCGGCGGGGTAGGACAGAATACTGCGCTCCTCGTTGCTGCGAACCCGGACACCATGAGCCGCAAGGCCCGCCGTGCCCGCGAACTAAACATCCCGATTGTCAGCGAGCTGCACTTTTCCCGGTTGCTGGCCAGCATGGAGACAGAACAACCGCAGGATCAGCCGGCATCACCCGCAGACGCACCCGACGAGCCGCTGGCGTCCGCCGACCCCGGCCCCGATGACGCCACAGAGTCGGAGACGGAGGCTGAAATCGGAAAGGAACTGGATATTCTCGCTGGCTGGCTCACGCTGACGGGGACGGAGTTGCCGCGTGGGGTAAGGGGGTTGGCACCGGGCGTCGAAAAGCGCATGGCGGGAGACGCGATTGCGGGACTGTTCGCGCGGTGCGTCGAAGAACTAGCCGCAGCGTGCGCGGACGATCCGATGAAGATGACCATGATATCCATGCACTACATGGGTGACACGACACTGGAAGAGCTGGGCGAACTCTACAACATCTCGCAAAAGCGCATCCAGCAGCTCGACGCGGAGATCAGACACGACGTCGTGGGGACCACCGCCCTATCAACTGACGTTGCACACCATCTCGCGGCGAGGTTCCTGCCGCTGTCAGCAACCGCCTCGGTGAACGCGCAGCTTCCAGCTCTGGCAATGGATGCAGAGCCGTTCACTGGCACGTACGAGCACTACTTCCGCATGTGGGGCTTGTGGGACACCGACGAAACGTGGATCGCCGCGCCGGGTTTCGCAAACGCTGTCGACGCGGCGCTGGCAGAGCTTGTCGACGAGCATAACGCGGCGCTTATCAGCGCAGCCGCCGAGTCTTTAGGGACCGACCGCGATCTTCTCGCGGAATGGATGTCGCAGCGCAACGGGCTGGTCGTGCTTTCCGACGACGCGCACGTCCTCATCGCGTCCAGCCACCAAGACTTCGCCGCGGGCGTGCTGTCGCTCAATGGAGAGCCGATGAGCACCGCGGAGATCGCCCAGGCAACGCCGATGGACATCAATGAGCGCTTTATCACCAACGCCGTGAACGTCGATGAGCGCATTATTCGTGTGGCATCTGACCTCTACGGGCTACGCGAGTGGGGTCTGGAGGCCTATGCCGGTGGGGCGGATTCCGTGCTCCACGACCACTCCGATGCCACCGGCGATTCTGATACCAGCCGGGGTGAGACGACCGAGGTTGACCCGCAGGATGACCCGGACCTCTACTGGCGCGACGATGCGTGGTGCATGCTGCTCACTGTCAACCACGATCACTTGGGAGGATCCGGCTTCAGCCTGCCGCTCGGTGTGGCCAGTATCTACGGTGTACCGGCGGGCGGTGAAGTCGCTGTGCCGAGCCGCCTGGGTGACCAGTTCGTGGGCGTGAACGCAGCGGAGCAGTCCGACACATCCACGATCCGCCGCTTCCTTCTCGAGGCCGAGGTATCCGTGGGCGACCGGGTGTGGCTCCGCTTCGCTCCGGAGGAATTCGCGGTTTTCCCCGCTCCCGCTCGTGCATTTCCCGCAGATGACGCAGTGGTAGACCTGGCTCACCTACTGGACTCGATGGGCCTCGATCCGGCTCTCGCCGGCAACTCTGAATCAGCGCTTGCCGCCATCAATGAAGCTCTTCACCTTGAACCAACTACCCCGCGTCGCCGCACCGTCGCCGTGTTCCGTCACCGCGGCCAGGACGAATACGGCGACCTGATCCAAGGGCTGTGAGGCTCAGCGCTCCGGTTTTATCAATTTATCAATCGGTGAACCATGTGATCACTTAACGGCTCGAGCAAGCCGAAGGAGAGCATCTGCATCAGGGACCGGCGCTCGCGAATACGGTCCAGAACCGGCCAGGGATTCGCGTTCGGCGGTAACCCAGCATGGGCGAGCCGTGCCGCTTCGTGGATGAACTCCTCGGAAGCATGCGCTGCCAGAAACGACTAGCACAGAGTGACGCACCACATGGACCTTGCTTTCCTGGGTTTTGGTGTGTCAGCTGGACTTGAGAACAAGGTTTGAAATGTGAAGCATCGTCTTATCCCGCTTGCGATCGCGCAAAGCACCATCTAAAGTTGGGACCACAGTGGCGGCGTTGAAACACACGTACCGCGCTATTTCCGGTGGCCGGGTCGCTTTGAGCGACTCGGCCACTGAGCTATCTGCTGGGGGCTTCACGAATGCTTATCGCTTATATTGACGAGTTTGGACACCAAGGTCCGTACATCTCTCACGACCACGCGAAATACAACACGCATCCGTGTTTCGGTTACGCAGGTTACATCTTGCCTGCTGAGAACGTTCGCGAGATGAGTGGCTATTTCAAGTACGTTAAAGAGCAGCTACTCGCTGTGGAGATCGAACTATCCGGAGTGCCGTCAGACCAGTGGGAAAAGAAAGGTTCTGCATTACTCACGACGCGAAACATTAAGCGCTACGGGGACGAACTAGCCCCGGCGCTCTCCCGTATCTACCGGAAGCTGGGAAAGTTGGGCGGACATCTCTTCTTCTACGGACAGCAGAAACCCGTTGGTCCAGTGAGTAAAACAAGAGAGGAATCCCAGGACAGGGAGAACCATTGTCTTATTCAAGCCATCAACAGGCTCGGATCCCTTGCCTCAGACGAGGAAGAGCTAATACTCGTAGTTATGGATGCTACGGAAACTGACAACCGTGAACGCGCAGTGGCCACTCTGAGCGCCACGATTTACTCGCGCAGTAACAAGTCGAATCGCAGCATCGTCGAAACTCCATTACAGACCGAGAGCCATCTTTACAACACCGTTCAGCTAGCTGACTGGACTTGCGCTCTTTTGGGGAGGTTGACGGACTACCACTTCGCGGAGGAGTCCCAGTTCGCTTGGTCAGTAGATCTAGGACGAGAGATTTTTAAGCTCTCGCATCCGACCGATAATTCTGTTGTATGGTCCAATTCTCCGACGAAGGATTCTACTTGTTTTCCAAATCAGCTCACCAAGGCTACTAGGTTCTGGGAGGTAGAGCAGCGACGTGAAGCGGAGCAGGAAAGGAAGCGCTTACGAAATGATGGAATGTTCCAACGCTTGATCGATGCGGGTTCACCAGACCTTCAGGAGAAACTCTACAAAATCCGTAGCGGCGAACCTTGCTAAGTGCTTCGATGCAACAAAAGCAGCGCTAGGCTCCGCTTAGGTCAGCGCCTGGGTGTCGCGCTCCATCTGGTCGTAGGCCTGGTTAAACACGACCATCGCTTCTTCCTCCGAAGGGTCGAGCAGCCCGAAGGAGAGCATCTGCATTTGGGAACGACGCTCGCGGATGCGGTCCAGAACCGTCCACGGGTTCGCGTTCGGCGGCAGGTCCAAGCGCGTCGGCGGCGGACCAGCATGGGCGAGCCGCGCGGCTTCGTGGATGAACTCCTCGGAAGCATGCGCTGCCAGCAGCGACTTCAGCGTGATCAACAACTTCGCCGGGATGGCAACGGGGTGGTTGCGCAGGGTGTGCAGCGTGTGTCGGATCGGCTCGGTGAAGGCCGGGTGGCGGTAGACCAGCCCCTCAAGGTCAGTGAGGATCTCACCAGCGCGGTGCAGGTAGGCGTACCAGGACAGGTCGCGCTCCAGCGCCTCGCGGATCGCACCGATGCCAGAGGCGCGGATCAGCCAGTCATTGAACGCCGCGCCGCCCTTGACGGCTTCCTCGTGGCCGCGGAACAGGCCGTACTCACCAATCAGGTCGACGACGTTCTCGATGCGGTGCGCTGCGTGCCGGTTCGGGTCCGGGGCCGCTTGAAGGGAGTGGGCGGAGAAGCTGGCATCGATGTTGCGGGGTCCACCGGAACCCTTATTGCCTTTCGAGTAGAGGGCGGAGACAAGCTCCAAACGCGACTGCGATGTCACCGCGGCGATCTCACGGGTCAAGGACTCACTGACCACGCCCGTCGCCACTGTTTGCGCCAACAGGGCGGAAACCGGCATGACCCGGGAGACGAAACCGCCCAGCTGCTGGGACAGGCGCGCAGCGTGCTCGTGGGCTTTCATGATCGGGTCTTCGTCGCCCAAGGCCCCCTCACCGAAGGAGTCCGCGCGCGACAGCACGCCCAGCGTGTTCAAGGGTGTGAAACCGAGCTGCTGGATGAACTCGACCTCGTCGCGGCGGGGTGCAGAGTCAAACAGGAACACGGCAGCATCGGCGTCGACGGAGGCGGAACGGGTTTGCTCGTAGCCGTCGATAAGCGCGGCGCGCGTTGTGGCTTCATTTTCCGCTGTCAGCGTTGCTGTACCCGGGGTATCGATGAGCGTGTACCTGCTCACCGCTTGCGACGGCAACCAGCGGTCGATGAACGCGATCTCCGCCGCCGGCACCGGCAACTGGGACACGCGCCCACGCTGGATCGGGATGGGGACCTGCTCGCCGCTGCGCAGGTAGGCCACGGCGCGATCCGGCATGCCGTTTTGGAACACGGTGACCACGTTGGTGGCCTCCAGCGCGCGGGTCTCCGCGACAGGCGCGCCGACGAGCGCGTTGAGCAGCGTCGACTTGCCGGCCTTGATGCGGCCGACAATGACGATGCGCGGCGGCGTCTGCACGCGCGCGATGAGCGGGCCGCAGGCGTGGGCCATCTCCGGCGACAGCGACGCCAAGCGGTGCAGCTCATTCGCAATCAATTCGAGAATGGACATGTACTACCCCGCTTTCCGTGCCGTGAGCTGATCGATCATGGTCTCTGCATCACCGTGAGCCTTGCGCACGCGCGACCGGTTCTTCTTGATCACTTCCAGGCGCCGATTCCGTGTCTCCTGCCGCTGATTAATGGTCTTTTGAGCACGCGCGATGCGCTGCTTCAAGTCACCCAGTTGCGCTTCCAACTGGGCTGTGTAACGGGCGGAGATCAGCGGTTGAGCCACCAGTGTGAACTGCGTCAAGATGTTGTTGGTGTGCTTCACCGCCGAATTGCGGGACTCATTGAGCCAACTCTTCAGCTGGGATTTACCCGACTTGATGGCACGGAACCCGAAGGTCACGCCGAACCACGCGGCACCCGCAATGATGCCCACGCCGGGCACCAGGGCCGCACCGAGCAGACCACCAATGGTGGAACCGCCGGAGAAACCCATCATGAGCATCATCGGGTCGAACGTGTCGCGCATGTTGCGGTTCACTTCAGCCGTACGGATTTCCCCGATGTGCAGCTGCTCGCGGATCTCCGCGATGATCTCGTCTGGGACGGTGGAGTTGCCGAAGATCTTGTGCAGATAGGCCTCCACATCATTACCGAACTGGCTGACCGACACCACCACCGCACGCTGGAAATCCTCTTCCATCAAACGGGTGAAGTGCTGCGGATCCTTGCGCAGGACCTGGATGCCGTGCTTGTCGATGAAATCCGTCCACTTCGTGCGGATCTCCATGAGATCCTCATCCAACTTGTCCGCGGCAGACTGGCGCATGAGCTGGAGGTCGCGGTTCAAGTGGCGTTCCCACACTTTGGCCTGCTGGCGCAGCTCTTCGAAGCTGGCCTTCTGCTCCTCCAGTTCAGGCAGAACATCCTCGGCCTGCTCGAGATCGCGCTGCTCCGTCTCCATTTCCGCTTCGATGTCTTCCAGCGCACGGTTCATGATCCGCAGCGCGTTGGCCACCGGCAGCGACTCCGCGCTTGCGAAGCGGTCCGCGATCTCCTTGCGCAGCCGTGCCAAGCCGGCGAAGGCATCGACATTGTCGTCGTCAGTGCCCAGTTCTGCGAACGGCAGTAGCGAGGACACACCGATGACGGGAATGTTCTCGCCGACGTGGGCGGCAATGAGCTTCTCGTCCTCGGCGACGATGTCGCGCCACCGCGTCATGTTCTTATCCGTCTTGGTCACCGCCACGACCACGGACGCGGAGACCTCGTGGGCGTGCTTGAGAAAGTCCATCTCCGGCTTGGTCAACGGGCTAGAAGCATCTGCCACCACAACGACCACACTGGCGAAGTTCTCCGTGTCCGCCTGCACAGCTGAGTCCGCAGAGCCGATGCCGCCGATGCCGGGAGTGTCAATGACAATGGTGTCGCCCATCTTGGAACCGTCGACAGCAATGTGCGCACGGGTGGGTACGAATCCGTCGAAGGACTGCAACGCGCGGTCCACGCGGCTGGGCAATTCGGTCAGCGGATGAATCTCCGTTCCCTCGGCCGAGATCAAGGCCGCACTACCGGCGGGGATTTCCTCGGTTTCAGGTCCGATGGCGATGGGAATGACCGTCGTAAAGTCCGTGCTCGACGGTGAGACTCCCTGCCACCCCACAAGCGCGTTCGCCAACGAACTCTTGCCGCGGTTGACCTCGCCGGCGAGAATCACCGTATTCGTTTGCAGCTCCGCCGACGCCGCTTGCTTGACCCGCACCGACACCTTCGCCCGTCCGCGCTTGTCCAAGATCCCCTCGCAGACACGGTCAATGTAGCCCTTGGCCTTGGCGTGCACGTCCTCCTGCTGGGCTGCAGGCGCTGCGGTGGATTGATCCGGCTGGGTCACTTC from Corynebacterium genitalium ATCC 33030 harbors:
- a CDS encoding dynamin family protein, producing MTQPDQSTAAPAAQQEDVHAKAKGYIDRVCEGILDKRGRAKVSVRVKQAASAELQTNTVILAGEVNRGKSSLANALVGWQGVSPSSTDFTTVIPIAIGPETEEIPAGSAALISAEGTEIHPLTELPSRVDRALQSFDGFVPTRAHIAVDGSKMGDTIVIDTPGIGGIGSADSAVQADTENFASVVVVVADASSPLTKPEMDFLKHAHEVSASVVVAVTKTDKNMTRWRDIVAEDEKLIAAHVGENIPVIGVSSLLPFAELGTDDDNVDAFAGLARLRKEIADRFASAESLPVANALRIMNRALEDIEAEMETEQRDLEQAEDVLPELEEQKASFEELRQQAKVWERHLNRDLQLMRQSAADKLDEDLMEIRTKWTDFIDKHGIQVLRKDPQHFTRLMEEDFQRAVVVSVSQFGNDVEAYLHKIFGNSTVPDEIIAEIREQLHIGEIRTAEVNRNMRDTFDPMMLMMGFSGGSTIGGLLGAALVPGVGIIAGAAWFGVTFGFRAIKSGKSQLKSWLNESRNSAVKHTNNILTQFTLVAQPLISARYTAQLEAQLGDLKQRIARAQKTINQRQETRNRRLEVIKKNRSRVRKAHGDAETMIDQLTARKAG
- a CDS encoding DUF3800 domain-containing protein; the encoded protein is MLIAYIDEFGHQGPYISHDHAKYNTHPCFGYAGYILPAENVREMSGYFKYVKEQLLAVEIELSGVPSDQWEKKGSALLTTRNIKRYGDELAPALSRIYRKLGKLGGHLFFYGQQKPVGPVSKTREESQDRENHCLIQAINRLGSLASDEEELILVVMDATETDNRERAVATLSATIYSRSNKSNRSIVETPLQTESHLYNTVQLADWTCALLGRLTDYHFAEESQFAWSVDLGREIFKLSHPTDNSVVWSNSPTKDSTCFPNQLTKATRFWEVEQRREAEQERKRLRNDGMFQRLIDAGSPDLQEKLYKIRSGEPC
- a CDS encoding exonuclease domain-containing protein is translated as MSPHPGFAVIDVVTTGFGGSDRIVEVGVVLLDQQLREQGTWETLVQPNRDIATCHVHKLTATHLKNAPTWEEVAPELAQVIRGRIGVAHNASFEKRFLSKEFCRVGIATNVGEAHWVDTKDLATAQLGCGSLADALEAAGLTNSEPHAALPNAAATAELLRTLSGTLIGVPLLFTGAMTPTNAALVTRKDLTATPPVETAETTKLNGLNGTAKPDETAEHTEHTEHTETAESNELGDEENWLARLIQSLPAGGDTDTDQYSELLRVCLGDRHLTPAEFYGLARFAHDTGLTEEDVAKIHEEFIRQIASKAWVDGVITEREKTELCTLAEQLAVDPALVHELIATPQMDNDHDEEWVELIPHDRIAFTGSMDVSREEWRTRALSHGLTVGGVGQNTALLVAANPDTMSRKARRARELNIPIVSELHFSRLLASMETEQPQDQPASPADAPDEPLASADPGPDDATESETEAEIGKELDILAGWLTLTGTELPRGVRGLAPGVEKRMAGDAIAGLFARCVEELAAACADDPMKMTMISMHYMGDTTLEELGELYNISQKRIQQLDAEIRHDVVGTTALSTDVAHHLAARFLPLSATASVNAQLPALAMDAEPFTGTYEHYFRMWGLWDTDETWIAAPGFANAVDAALAELVDEHNAALISAAAESLGTDRDLLAEWMSQRNGLVVLSDDAHVLIASSHQDFAAGVLSLNGEPMSTAEIAQATPMDINERFITNAVNVDERIIRVASDLYGLREWGLEAYAGGADSVLHDHSDATGDSDTSRGETTEVDPQDDPDLYWRDDAWCMLLTVNHDHLGGSGFSLPLGVASIYGVPAGGEVAVPSRLGDQFVGVNAAEQSDTSTIRRFLLEAEVSVGDRVWLRFAPEEFAVFPAPARAFPADDAVVDLAHLLDSMGLDPALAGNSESALAAINEALHLEPTTPRRRTVAVFRHRGQDEYGDLIQGL
- a CDS encoding alkaline phosphatase family protein, which encodes MLIPSNEHQGTNDVGPGAHRPILIIGLDGTRWDLVQRDGVGNVLPRLAEEGRFSTITMEVPTISGPGWASLLTGASHAEHGIVDNTMVGSHHWAYPDVLSLAFHRDTTTRTFAAAGWPVLIDPAGLGPILHPRDDQQKAGLHRIVARDGETHGYIATDAECVAYAHAALRGPAFDMGFVYCCDVDDAGHVYGAVSDEYADAIRRVDAHVQTLTEDIQFRYDTFGEDWLVVITTDHGHVDEGGHGGDSPEERASWAIAWAPSGALPDWPEELKPTQLTPLILEARYG
- a CDS encoding ABC transporter ATP-binding protein, which gives rise to MAEPFVILKDLVKSYGEKTVLRNFNMSIGEGEMVALLGPSGCGKSTSLKILAGLEQADSGEVIINGREVSGLPTRKRNLGIVFQAYSLFPHMDAVENVAYGLKIRGVDAGARRKRAEELVELVGLNEHAAKYPGQMSGGQQQRVALARALAVEPEVLLLDEPLSALDAKVRVQLRDEIRRIQLQEGIATLMVTHDQEEALVMADRIGVMNEGVIAQIGTPAEIYRHPESPFISSFVGITNRIPGVVRNGRLNVMDVEMDIVNKDMPASDGDIMIALLRPEEFELRHDEQGRFTVQDIQLRGIFSAVMLDHDDYPGQVRVDVSTTKADQIAPGQRVKLDLVRSEAVIDTPTEEELTVAQELYAKRPLGTYPTLQAGQPHE
- a CDS encoding dynamin family protein, encoding MSILELIANELHRLASLSPEMAHACGPLIARVQTPPRIVIVGRIKAGKSTLLNALVGAPVAETRALEATNVVTVFQNGMPDRAVAYLRSGEQVPIPIQRGRVSQLPVPAAEIAFIDRWLPSQAVSRYTLIDTPGTATLTAENEATTRAALIDGYEQTRSASVDADAAVFLFDSAPRRDEVEFIQQLGFTPLNTLGVLSRADSFGEGALGDEDPIMKAHEHAARLSQQLGGFVSRVMPVSALLAQTVATGVVSESLTREIAAVTSQSRLELVSALYSKGNKGSGGPRNIDASFSAHSLQAAPDPNRHAAHRIENVVDLIGEYGLFRGHEEAVKGGAAFNDWLIRASGIGAIREALERDLSWYAYLHRAGEILTDLEGLVYRHPAFTEPIRHTLHTLRNHPVAIPAKLLITLKSLLAAHASEEFIHEAARLAHAGPPPTRLDLPPNANPWTVLDRIRERRSQMQMLSFGLLDPSEEEAMVVFNQAYDQMERDTQALT